The genomic stretch CGATTTTAGAGCATGCTGGTGTGTTCAAGCGAGACGAACAGGGGAAAGAAGCTTTTCATCAATTTACAAAACAGCTACAAAAACAAACGGCGCGTAGCGAATAACCTAGAAAACATTCTTATATTCATGTGATAAATAAACAGCTAAAGGGAGACTGAAAGATATGTATATTGGTGTTGACTATTATCCAGAACAATGGCCTAAAACAAGATGGGCAGAGGACGTACGCTTAATGAAGGAGCTAGGTATTAATGTTGTACGTATTGCTGAATTTGGTTGGCAGTTAATGGAGCCCAAAGAAGGAGTATACGACTTTTCACTATATGATGAAGCCATTGAACTATTAACAAGTAACGGAATCAAAGTAGTGCTTGGTACACCAACTGCTACTCCACCAGCTTGGATGATTCACAACTATCCAGAAATTTTACCGGTTGATGAAAATGGAGTAACGATCTCGTTTGGAGCGCGTAGACATTACACGGTTAATAGTGAAAAATACCATCAGTTTACGAAAAAAATCGTAACAAAAATGGCAGAAAAGTATGGTCAGCACCGTGATGTCATCGGTTGGCAGGTAGACAACGAATATGGTCATGAGAAGTCAGATCGTAGCTATGGAGAGCTTGACCGAGTTGCGTTTCAGCGCTGGTTACAAAAGAAGTATCAGTCGCTTGATCAATTAAACGAGAAATGGGGAACGGTATTTTGGAGTCAAACGTATACGGACTGGGCGCAAATTCCAACCCCGCGTAAAGTTTATCAAGAGCATAATCCGAGTCTTCTTTTAGATTTTGACCGATTCTGCGCAGATGCTTATACTGCTTATAATAAACTTCAAGTTGATATCTTACGTTCTATTGTTCGTAAAGATCAATTTATTACACATAACTTTGTATTTACAGACCAAGCCATTAATCAATGGGATATGTCAAAGGATTTAGATTTTGTCTCGTTTGATAATTATCCTGTCTGGGGCGGGTTAGCTGAGCCAATTAAACCAGCAGCGATTGCTCAACAGCATGATCTTTGTCGATCTGCAAAAGGTGGGAAAAACTTTTGGGTAATGGAAGAACTATCGGGAGCGCAAGGATGGAGTCGTATTGGCTACTTACCGCGTCCGGGTCATATTAAGTTGTGGACGTACCAAGCTATTTCTCGAGGCGCAGAAGCAATTGTTTATTTCCGCTGGCGCGCAGCGCAGTTTGGTACAGAAGAATTTTGTCACGGCATTTTAGATCATGATGGACTACCAAAGCGCAAGTACGAGGAAGTAAAAGAAGTTATTCAAGAACTAAAAACGTTTGGTGATGAGTGGATTAATGCTCCATATGAAGCGGAAGTAGCAGCTTACTATGATATTGAGAATGCATGGGCGTGGGGAATTCAGCCTCAAAGTGATGCATTTGCTTACAAGCAAGAGTTTCTGCGTTTCTATCGCCCGGTGCATAGTGCAAACGTATTAACGGACTTGGTTACCGCTGCAGATGACTTAGCGCGCTACAAAGTGGTTATCGTGCCGATTTACTTCTTAACAAATAGTGAGTTTACGGAAAAGCTACAGCAGTTTGTCTCAAATGGCGGAACAGCTATTTTATCATACCGTGCAGGTGTAAAAGAAGAAAATAATTTTGTCACAGGACAAACGCTTCCTGGTGCATTATCGGAGTTTACGGGTATTCAAATTCATGAATATGAATCTCTACAAACATCACAGCAAAATACGATTGTAGGTACAAAAGGTGCGATAAAAGGGCAAGCATCAACAGCAACAATTTGGTGTGATTTAATTGAACCAACAACGGCTGAAGTACTGGCAGAGTATAGAGATTGTTTCTATGAAGGTACTGCAGCTATTACAAAAAATAGCTTTGGAAAAGGAACTGTGTATTATATCGGTACAGCCGTTGAAGATGCTATGCTAGACGGATTGTATGATGATATCTTAGCTGAAGCACAAGTAGATACATTTAAAACCAATGGTGAAGTTGAAGTTGTAAAAAGAGGTCAATTCTATAGCTTCTTGAATCATTCAACAGCAGAGACAACATCAGTTGCGCTTCCGAACGGAAAATGGAAGGCAGCCGCAACCAATGAGCTTGTAAAAGGTGAATTAACGCTGAAGCCGCTTCAAGCGGTAGTGTTAATCAAAGAATAAAAAAAACCGCTAGCTTTTGCTAGCGGTTTTTTAATGATGATTTTCAACCGGTTCGTTTGGAACACCAGCTTCACCAAGTATAATAACAAGCAACGTGAATACCACGCTGATAATCGAAGCGGTTGCAAAATCAAACGCTTGACCAGACATAGAAGAAATAACGTATACAGACATGTTAATTAATAAAAATCCCCAAAATAAAGCAGCAATAACGCGCACAACTTTCACCCCATTCACAGTACAGTTTGACTTTATTTTATCATAGCGTTTACAAAGAAGAAATTGAATTTTTTATGAATAGTATTTTCTATTAAGTTTGTTTATACACAGAGCTCGTTTTTATTTTAAAAAAGTGTATACCTTATTGATAAACTCATGAATAAATAGGCATTCGAATCGGTCACATTGTGACGCTTTATCATAAGCTGTATGAAAGGAAAGTAGCTTTTTATACGGAGGATCAGTCATGATGCATCGGCGTTTTTTTAGTCTAGATACTCAATGGAATGTCGTACATGTACCAGAAAAGCCGAACGGTTTCGGTGTGTTAGTACTTGGTGATAAAGACCACTTTGTTGAAAGCTCTACAAGTCTTTGGATTCAGCACGGTGGCAGATCTCAACTGCTGCAATATTTACAAGATGAAGGCTATACTGTTTTTTATTCCAATTTATACGGACGCCATTGGGGCAGCCCGAAAGCAAACCGCTTAGCCAAACAGTTATATCACTTGATTATGAAACAAGAAATCTTAAATAAACGCATTCACATTTTGGCAGAAGGTATGGGGGCACTGCTCGCCATGCAATTAATGGAAGGCGGAGAAACGTTTATTCGATCGGTAGCTCTTTTGAATCCGTGTATTGATTTGCATACGCATGCTAGTCATGAGAAACAGAATAAATTTTTTTACAAGCAATTTACAAGAGATATGACGCTAGCCTATGATGTAGAGCGTAAACAAGTTACGAAAATGATTGCTCAGTATCCTACATGTGAACAACTAACGTCTACACTGCCTGTGAAAATTTGGACCACTGCTAATGAAGTGACTCACTATCCGCTTATTCACAGCAAGCAGTATGAGCAGCACCGCCTAAGCTTACAATCACCGATTTCATTGTCGCTTTATCTAATGGAAAAAAAATATCTGTTTGAACGTTCGCTTTTACAATTTTATAAACTAAATGAAAAAGTGTTATAAGGAGAGCTCCTATGATTATACATATCATAGGGGCTTTTTTTATGAATAAGACTGGGGGAGAAGAAATGGGGAATTGTGTAGTGATAGGAGCGAACCGTTTTTTGGGGTTCCACCTTTGTACGGCGCTGTTAGAAAATGGAGAAGAAGTGAGTGGATCTGTTCATAAAGCTCATAATTCTGAAACAAGTTTGCAAAATGAAATGGGGTTGCTGTTAGGACGGAATGCTAATTTTGAAAAGCGAACAGATCATGATGTTCTAGATATGATTACATTCGAAACAGATGCTGTATACTTTGCATACTTTGACGGTGGCGATTTTTATCATGATGATTTTTTACGAGAAGAGATGAACAATGCATATCAAACGCTGCGTGATGTAGTAAAAAAGTGCATTCAAACTCATACTAAGCTAATCTTGACATCATCTTTACGCGTATTTGGAAAAAAACAGTTAAAGGTAAGAGAAGAAACAAAACCTGAACCTGACAATAGTGAAGGGCGCCTCTTTCTCCAGTTTGAGCAGCTTATTAATAAGTATCGAGACAAGGGGTTAACGTGCATTATTGTCCGAATCCCCAGCTTGTATGGCCCGTGGCAGCCGCTTTCCATGTATTATTCACAGCTATTAAGTAACCAAAAGCCAGCGGATATAAGAGAAGGTACCGACTATATTGCGTATATTGAAGATGTTGTACCTGCCTTTTTAAAATGTAAAGAAGAAAAAACAAATGGAAATGAAGTAATTCACTTACTTGACCCCAAAATAGAAAAATGGGAGCATGGTGCACAGTTGCTGAATAAAGACTACGTGGAGGAAAATAATCGACACGAAGTTTACGAGTATAGTAAAAAAGCAAAAACACTTTTAAACTATGAAACAAAAACAACTTTAAAAGAGGGAATTCGCGCTCAAAGAAGGCATATGAGAACATTCTTTTAAAGATGTTCATGAGTGAGTAAAAGGAGAAGCTGTACTGGTTGTGCTTTTGCATAATAATCGCTAATATAAAATGTGAAACGAAAGAATAGATTTTTATTATGAAGGAGAAAGAATAATGGAACAACAAATGCAGTTTATGCAAATCGCAATGAAGTATTTACCAGAAGCAAAAGAGATTTTAGATCAAACAGGCGTAGAACTATCTATGGAGCATGTTCAACCAGTTCTAGGGCTTCTAACAAAAGTAATGAACGATGCTTATGAACTTGGTAAAGAAGACGCGTTAAAAGAACAGAATGAAAAATAACAGTCCAGAGTGGACTGTTATTTTTTGTCGAGGAAGCGATCAAGCAGTGGAGAAAGCTCCAGAAGCAGAGGAGCTAATTCATCGATTGAAACGATAATCTCATCGATTTGAGCAAGCAAGGATTCCCAGTCTACTTTTTCTTCCTCTTGCTTAGGAGAACGACCAAACATCACTTGTGAGAAAAAGTCAGGTGAGCGTCTGCGCGCCATGTTGGCTCATCCTTTCTTGGTAAGAGTAAAAACATTGCGTATAAACACTATATGTAGAAGCGATTAAATTCGACTAGGACAAACACCTATATAGACAAAAAATAAAAAATGAAGTAAAATTAGTACCAACTCATAATATTTGATTATATAAACTGTAAAAGATATAGAAACGATCATCTTAGTAGCGAGGATTGATCAAAAAGAGGCTGCTTTGTTCCATAAAGGCAGTCGTTAAGGTGTGTAGTTCCCACATCTTCTATAAAAGGAGTGAAGAGTATGAACGCTGGTGTAATTGGAATTGGACGCTATGTACCAGAAAAAATTTTAACAAACTTTGACCTTGAAAAAATGGTTGATACTTCAGATGAGTGGATTCGTACAAGAACGGGTATTCAGGAAAGACGAATCGCTGCAGACAATGAAGATACATCTGATTTAGCGTATAAAGCGGCAGTGAAGGCACTAGAAGATGCAAATATCTCAGCTGAAGATCTTGATATGATCATCGTCGCAACGGTAACACCAGACCAACCGTTTCCAACCGTTTCTTGTATGTTACAAGAAAAGCTAGGAGCGAAAAAAGCAGCAGCTTATGATGTGAGCGCAGCTTGTGCGGGCTTTATGTATGGCGTCATTACTGCAAAACAGTTCATTGAAACGAATGCTTATAAAAATGTCTTAGTGGTTGGTGTTGAAAAACTTTCAAAGATTACAGACTGGAACGATCGTAATACTGCCGTGTTATTTGGTGACGGTGCTGGCGCGGTTGTTGTTGGACCTGTATCAGAAGGTCGAGGCATTCTATCATTTGAACTAGGTTCAGATGGTACAGGTGGAAAGCACCTATATCAAAATGAACATGATCACATCATCATGAACGGCCGAGAAGTATTTAAATTTGCGGTACGTCAAATGGGTGAATCAGCTATTAATGTTCTTGATAAAGCTGGGTTATCAAAAGAAGATGTGGATTTCTTAATTCCACACCAAGCGAACATTCGTATTATGGAAGCATCAAGGCAGCGATTAGATTTACCAGAAGAAAAGATGTCAAAAACGATTCAGTACTACGGAAATACATCTGCTGCGTCAATTCCGATTTCAATTGTGCATGAGTTGGAGCAAGGTAAAATTAAAGATGATGATCTACTTGTAATGGTAGGTTTTGGCGGTGGCCTTACATGGGGGGCAATCGCAATTAGATGGGGAAGATAATTGTAGATAATTTTTTGAAGGAGATGAAGCTAACATGAGTAATAAACGTGTTGTTGTAACAGGTCTTGGAGCGGTAACGCCATTAGGAAATAACGTGGACACAACTTGGGAAAATGCAGTTGCAGGTGTATCAGGTATCGGTCCATTAACTCGCTTAAATCCAGAAGAATTTCCTGCCAAAGTAGCTGCGGAATTAAAAGATTTTAATGTTGAGGAGTTTATCGATAAAAAAGATGCACGCAAAATGGACCGCTTTACGCAGTATGCATTAGCAGCGTCTCTAATGGCAGTTAAAGATGCAGACTTAAACATCACAGATGAAATCGCACCAAACGTAGGAGTCTGGATTGGGTCTGGAATTGGTGGAATGGAAACGTTCGAAAACCAGTTTGAAACATTGCTTTCAAAAGGTCAGCGTCGCGTAAGTCCATTCTTTATTCCAATGATGATTCCGGATATGGCTACTGGTCAAGTATCGATTGCTCTAGGTGCAAAAGGCGTAAACTCTTGTACCGTGACGGCATGTGCAACTGGTACAAACTCAATCGGAGATGCGTTTAAAGTTATTCAGCGCGGAGATGCTGATGTGATGATTACGGGCGGAACAGAAGCGCCAATCACAAAGCTGTCAATCGCTGGTTTCTGTGCAAACAAAGCGCTATCCACTAATCCAGATCCAGAAAAAGCTTGTCGTCCTTTTGATAAAGACCGTGATGGCTTTATCATGGGTGAAGGTGCAGGAATTGTTGTATTGGAAGAGCTTGAACATGCGCTAGCACGCGGTGCACGCATATATGCAGAAATTGTTGGCTATGGTTCTACAGGCGACGCGCATCATATCACAGCGCCAGCTCCAGGAGGAGAAGGCGGCGTTCGCGCGATGAAAAAAGCCATCTCTGATGCAGGTCTTGAACCACAAGATATCAGCTACATCAATGCTCACGGTACAAGCACTGAGTACAACGACAAGTTTGAAACAATGGCGATTAAAGAAGTGTTTGGAGAGTATGCTAAATCAGTAGCAATCAGCTCGACAAAATCAATGACAGGTCATTTGCTAGGGGCAGCTGGTGGTGTCGAAGCAATCTTTAGCGTAAAAGCAATTGCTGATGGTATTATTCCACCAACAATCAATTATGTAACCCCTGATGAAGAGTGCGATTTAGACTATGTTCCAAATAAAGCTAGAAAGCAAGAAGTTAAGGCAGTATTAAGTAACTCTTTAGGCTTTGGCGGTCACAACGCAACAATTATCTTTAAAAAATATGAAGCTTAATTAAAAAACACAGCGGTTTAGCCGCTGTGTTTTTCTATGTCCATTCTTATAACTTTTCACCATTTGTTTGAATAACTTGCTTATACCAGTTGAATGAATCTTTTTTCAAGCGTTTCATTGAACCATTTCCGTCATTGTCACGATCGACATAAATCATACCGTAGCGCTTTTTCATTTCGCCTGTTGTAAAGGACACGATATCAATAATTCCCCAAGGTGTATATCCAAGTAAGTCCACTCCATCATACGTAACGGCTTTTTCAAGAGCTTCAATATGAGATTTTAAATAATCAATTCGCTGAGCGTCATGAATTGATCCATCTTCTTCTAGCGTATCGATAGCGCCAAAGCCATTTTCGACAATGAATAATGGGATTTGGTAGCGATCATAAAAGCGGTTTAACGTATATCTTAAGCCAGTAGGATCAATTGCCCAGCCCCAGTCACTTGACTCGATGTATGGATTTTCAACGCTGTTCGGTAATCCACCGTTCACAACGTCACCAGTATTGTCGTTTTGAACATCACTTTTTACAGTGGTAGACATATAGTAGCTAAATCCTAGATAATCAACTTTACCGTTCTTTAAAATCTCTGAATCTCCGTCTTCAAATGGAATATGATAGCCTTCTCTTTCGAATTCTTTTAAAGCATAGCTTGGATAATAACCGCGAACTTGAACATCTGGGAAGAAGTAGCGCTGTCTCATTTCTTCTTCAGCTAACATTACATCTTCTGGATTAGAAGAATAAGGGTAGATAGGAACATGTGAAACCATGGCACCAATTTGGAATTCAGGATTGATTTCTTTTCCTTTTGCCACAGCTAAAGCACTAGCTAATAGCTCATGGTGTCCAGCTTGATACATAATTTCTTTTGCGTTTTCTCCTTCTTTAACGATTACTCCTGAATTCGTCCATAAAAATAGGGGGTTATTCACGTCCATTTTGTTGTTGATTTCATTAAAAGTCATCCAATACTTCACTTTATGTTCATAACGTTTGAAGCATACTTCTGCGAATTTAGCAAAATGGTCAACTACTTTTCTGCTGCGGAATCCGCCGTATTCTCGCGCTAAATGAAGTGGCATTTCGAAATGAGATAGAGTGATAACAGGTTCAATACCGTGTTTTAGTAGTTCATCAAAAACGTTATCATAAAATGCTAATCCTTCTTCATTTGGCTCTTCTTCATCACCACAAGGGAAGATGCGACTCCATCCAATTGATGTGCGAAGGCATTTTAAGCCCATTTCAGCAAATAAAGCGATATCTTCTTTGTAACGATGGTAAAAATCAATCGCTTCATGATTTGGATAAAACTCATTTTCTTCAACTTTGTCAGTAATTCGACGCGGTACGCCATGTGCGCCCGCTGTTAAGACATCCACAACGCTCGGTCCTTTGCCTCCGGCGTTCCACCCACCTTCAAATTGATGCGCAGCTAAAGCGCCTCCCCATAAAAAGTTCTTTGGCATGTTCTTCATTGTTATTTCCTCCTTATTTCACAATGGTAAATAGGTTTGTTGTTACTGTGCTGGATTGAACATCTTCAGCAATGACTTTTTTATAAGCATGTGAATTTGTAATGATGATTGGCGTAATCGTTTTTAAGTTTGCTTGTTTAATAGATTCAAGGTCAAATTCAGCTATTAAATCGCCCTTTTTTACTTTATCTCCATCTTTAACATGTAAAGTAAACGGTTGTCCGTCTAGGGTTACAGTATCTAGACCGATATGAATCAAAAGTTCAATACCGCTGTCTGAACGAAGGCCTATAGCGTGCTTTGATGGTGCAATCATGATAACAGCACCGTCAAATGGAGCAACAAGTTTGTTATCAGAAGGTTCAATTGCTATTCCTTCACCCATGGCACCAGAGCTGAATACTTCGTCAGGAACTTGTGATAAAGGAATGACTTTTCCGGTCATTGGGCTCGTCATTTCTTCATCTTTATTCATTGTTTGACTGTCTGAAGCGGCTGCTACCTCTTGATTTTCAATAGCATTGCTGTCCGCACCGTCTGTTGCAGTATCTTCACCAAAACCAAAAATTTGAATAAGAACAATTGGCATAATAATTGCGATAGCACTTCCAATTAAAATTCCCCAAATGGAACTTGGGTAGTCTGAACTGATACCATTTACAAGTGTTAGAGGACCTGGTAAACCTGCATATGCAAAATAATATGGATTAAAAAAGCTTGCTACAACCGCTCCGGTCGCACCTGATAAGCATCCAAAAATAAATGGCTTTTTAAAGCGAAGGTTAACTCCATAAATGGCCGGCTCTGTGATACCAAAAATACCTGTAATGCCAGCAGAGACACCTACTTTTTTCACTTCCTGACTTTTTGCTTTTAAGAATACCCCAAGTACAGCACCAACCTGAGCAATAACCGCAATGGTTTGATATGCTTGGAAAGAATCTCTGCCGTATTGATCGAAGTTAGCCAGCACCATTGGCGTTACACCCCAATGGACGCCAAAAATAACGATTGCTTGCCAAAAACCTCCGATAATTGCTCCGGCTAAAGCAGGGACATTTTCTGCTAAAAAGTTGTATCCGTTTGCAATTCCATTAGCTCCCATTGTTGAAGCTGGACCAATTAACAAGATTGTTAGAGGAACCATGATGACCATGCACAGCAATGGTACAAATAATGGTCGAACGATAACGTTAATTTGCTTATTTAAGAACTTCTCAACATAAGACAAAATCCAAACTAAAAATAACGGTGGTAAAACAGAAGACGTATACACAGTTTCTGTTAAAGGTAAATTTAAAAACGTAATAGTATTCCCGTCTGCGATGCTTGCTGCCATTTCTGCCCATGTCGGACTAACGAGCGCAGCGCAACAAGCAACTGCAATATACATGTTTGTTTTAAAATGCTTGGATGCGGTAATGGCAATAAAGATTGGTAGAAAAGTGAATGGGGCCCAAGATAAAAAGCTCAATACTTGGTAAGTCCCGGTCGCGGCAAAGCTTTCCCAAGCCAAGTTAACTAAAATAAGCGTCCCTTGCAAAATACCCGCAGCAGCCAAAATATAAATAAAAGGTGCGAATACTGCGGACATAGTCGCAATAATTCGGTTTAAAATAGTTCCTTTATTCTCCTGAGATTCTTCATTTGTTTCAATATTGACTAAGCCGATAAATTCGTCATATACTTCCCCGACGTGTTGACCAATAACCACTTGAAATTGTCCGCTGTTTTCAACGACTGTAATAACGCCAGGCATTGCAGCAACCTTACGCTTAGCATCTGATTGCGATCGTTTTAATACAATTCGAAGCCGAGTTGCGCAGCGAGTCGCGCTAATGATGTTATCTTCACCACCAACTGCTTCCACAATATCTCCTGCAAGCTTACGGTAATCTCTTATTTTTCCCCCCATATAAATCTCCCTTTCGATTTAGTATACGCTTACATTATAATTGTATCGATACAATTTATCAATACATAAATAATTATATTGTATATATATAATGGGTGGAGTAATTCTTTTTTCTTTTATGATATAATTGTCGTACAATAAATTTAGAAAAAATATTTTGGGTAAGAACTTTACTAAAGCTTGTGGAAAATAGTCTAAGTTAAAGAGGAATGTTGTATGGTTAAGTATCAACAAATTGCAATTCACATTGAAAAGTATATTGAAGAGAATAAGCTTCAACAGGGAGATAAGCTGCCGGTATTAGAAGATTTAATGACAAAGTTTACCGTTAGCAAGAGCACAATTACTAAAGCATTGGATTTATTAGAGAAAAAAGGCGTTGTGTTTCAAGTTCGAGGGAGCGGTATTTTTGTAAGAAGACATAGACGAAAAGGCTATATTAGTTTGCTTTCAAATCAAGGGTTTACAAGTGAATTAGAAGGTTTTCGTTTAACATCTGAAGTCTTGGAGTTAGAAGTAAGAAAACCAACTCAAGAGGTAGCACTTAACTTAAATATTGATGTAGAGGAAGATGTTTACTATATCAAGCGAATTCGTTATATCAATGGGCAAGCGTTATGTTTGGAAGAGTCTTTTTATAATAAAAACATTGTTACATATTTGAATAAAGAGATTGTATCAGAGTCTATTTTTAACTATCTTCAAGAAGCATTGGGATTAA from Bacillus sp. 1780r2a1 encodes the following:
- a CDS encoding beta-galactosidase gives rise to the protein MYIGVDYYPEQWPKTRWAEDVRLMKELGINVVRIAEFGWQLMEPKEGVYDFSLYDEAIELLTSNGIKVVLGTPTATPPAWMIHNYPEILPVDENGVTISFGARRHYTVNSEKYHQFTKKIVTKMAEKYGQHRDVIGWQVDNEYGHEKSDRSYGELDRVAFQRWLQKKYQSLDQLNEKWGTVFWSQTYTDWAQIPTPRKVYQEHNPSLLLDFDRFCADAYTAYNKLQVDILRSIVRKDQFITHNFVFTDQAINQWDMSKDLDFVSFDNYPVWGGLAEPIKPAAIAQQHDLCRSAKGGKNFWVMEELSGAQGWSRIGYLPRPGHIKLWTYQAISRGAEAIVYFRWRAAQFGTEEFCHGILDHDGLPKRKYEEVKEVIQELKTFGDEWINAPYEAEVAAYYDIENAWAWGIQPQSDAFAYKQEFLRFYRPVHSANVLTDLVTAADDLARYKVVIVPIYFLTNSEFTEKLQQFVSNGGTAILSYRAGVKEENNFVTGQTLPGALSEFTGIQIHEYESLQTSQQNTIVGTKGAIKGQASTATIWCDLIEPTTAEVLAEYRDCFYEGTAAITKNSFGKGTVYYIGTAVEDAMLDGLYDDILAEAQVDTFKTNGEVEVVKRGQFYSFLNHSTAETTSVALPNGKWKAAATNELVKGELTLKPLQAVVLIKE
- a CDS encoding YjzD family protein, giving the protein MRVIAALFWGFLLINMSVYVISSMSGQAFDFATASIISVVFTLLVIILGEAGVPNEPVENHH
- a CDS encoding alpha/beta hydrolase; this translates as MMHRRFFSLDTQWNVVHVPEKPNGFGVLVLGDKDHFVESSTSLWIQHGGRSQLLQYLQDEGYTVFYSNLYGRHWGSPKANRLAKQLYHLIMKQEILNKRIHILAEGMGALLAMQLMEGGETFIRSVALLNPCIDLHTHASHEKQNKFFYKQFTRDMTLAYDVERKQVTKMIAQYPTCEQLTSTLPVKIWTTANEVTHYPLIHSKQYEQHRLSLQSPISLSLYLMEKKYLFERSLLQFYKLNEKVL
- a CDS encoding NAD(P)-dependent oxidoreductase, producing MNKTGGEEMGNCVVIGANRFLGFHLCTALLENGEEVSGSVHKAHNSETSLQNEMGLLLGRNANFEKRTDHDVLDMITFETDAVYFAYFDGGDFYHDDFLREEMNNAYQTLRDVVKKCIQTHTKLILTSSLRVFGKKQLKVREETKPEPDNSEGRLFLQFEQLINKYRDKGLTCIIVRIPSLYGPWQPLSMYYSQLLSNQKPADIREGTDYIAYIEDVVPAFLKCKEEKTNGNEVIHLLDPKIEKWEHGAQLLNKDYVEENNRHEVYEYSKKAKTLLNYETKTTLKEGIRAQRRHMRTFF
- a CDS encoding ComZ family protein, with protein sequence MEQQMQFMQIAMKYLPEAKEILDQTGVELSMEHVQPVLGLLTKVMNDAYELGKEDALKEQNEK
- a CDS encoding ketoacyl-ACP synthase III codes for the protein MNAGVIGIGRYVPEKILTNFDLEKMVDTSDEWIRTRTGIQERRIAADNEDTSDLAYKAAVKALEDANISAEDLDMIIVATVTPDQPFPTVSCMLQEKLGAKKAAAYDVSAACAGFMYGVITAKQFIETNAYKNVLVVGVEKLSKITDWNDRNTAVLFGDGAGAVVVGPVSEGRGILSFELGSDGTGGKHLYQNEHDHIIMNGREVFKFAVRQMGESAINVLDKAGLSKEDVDFLIPHQANIRIMEASRQRLDLPEEKMSKTIQYYGNTSAASIPISIVHELEQGKIKDDDLLVMVGFGGGLTWGAIAIRWGR
- the fabF gene encoding beta-ketoacyl-ACP synthase II, yielding MSNKRVVVTGLGAVTPLGNNVDTTWENAVAGVSGIGPLTRLNPEEFPAKVAAELKDFNVEEFIDKKDARKMDRFTQYALAASLMAVKDADLNITDEIAPNVGVWIGSGIGGMETFENQFETLLSKGQRRVSPFFIPMMIPDMATGQVSIALGAKGVNSCTVTACATGTNSIGDAFKVIQRGDADVMITGGTEAPITKLSIAGFCANKALSTNPDPEKACRPFDKDRDGFIMGEGAGIVVLEELEHALARGARIYAEIVGYGSTGDAHHITAPAPGGEGGVRAMKKAISDAGLEPQDISYINAHGTSTEYNDKFETMAIKEVFGEYAKSVAISSTKSMTGHLLGAAGGVEAIFSVKAIADGIIPPTINYVTPDEECDLDYVPNKARKQEVKAVLSNSLGFGGHNATIIFKKYEA
- the bglA gene encoding 6-phospho-beta-glucosidase BglA, with product MKNMPKNFLWGGALAAHQFEGGWNAGGKGPSVVDVLTAGAHGVPRRITDKVEENEFYPNHEAIDFYHRYKEDIALFAEMGLKCLRTSIGWSRIFPCGDEEEPNEEGLAFYDNVFDELLKHGIEPVITLSHFEMPLHLAREYGGFRSRKVVDHFAKFAEVCFKRYEHKVKYWMTFNEINNKMDVNNPLFLWTNSGVIVKEGENAKEIMYQAGHHELLASALAVAKGKEINPEFQIGAMVSHVPIYPYSSNPEDVMLAEEEMRQRYFFPDVQVRGYYPSYALKEFEREGYHIPFEDGDSEILKNGKVDYLGFSYYMSTTVKSDVQNDNTGDVVNGGLPNSVENPYIESSDWGWAIDPTGLRYTLNRFYDRYQIPLFIVENGFGAIDTLEEDGSIHDAQRIDYLKSHIEALEKAVTYDGVDLLGYTPWGIIDIVSFTTGEMKKRYGMIYVDRDNDGNGSMKRLKKDSFNWYKQVIQTNGEKL
- a CDS encoding beta-glucoside-specific PTS transporter subunit IIABC, which produces MGGKIRDYRKLAGDIVEAVGGEDNIISATRCATRLRIVLKRSQSDAKRKVAAMPGVITVVENSGQFQVVIGQHVGEVYDEFIGLVNIETNEESQENKGTILNRIIATMSAVFAPFIYILAAAGILQGTLILVNLAWESFAATGTYQVLSFLSWAPFTFLPIFIAITASKHFKTNMYIAVACCAALVSPTWAEMAASIADGNTITFLNLPLTETVYTSSVLPPLFLVWILSYVEKFLNKQINVIVRPLFVPLLCMVIMVPLTILLIGPASTMGANGIANGYNFLAENVPALAGAIIGGFWQAIVIFGVHWGVTPMVLANFDQYGRDSFQAYQTIAVIAQVGAVLGVFLKAKSQEVKKVGVSAGITGIFGITEPAIYGVNLRFKKPFIFGCLSGATGAVVASFFNPYYFAYAGLPGPLTLVNGISSDYPSSIWGILIGSAIAIIMPIVLIQIFGFGEDTATDGADSNAIENQEVAAASDSQTMNKDEEMTSPMTGKVIPLSQVPDEVFSSGAMGEGIAIEPSDNKLVAPFDGAVIMIAPSKHAIGLRSDSGIELLIHIGLDTVTLDGQPFTLHVKDGDKVKKGDLIAEFDLESIKQANLKTITPIIITNSHAYKKVIAEDVQSSTVTTNLFTIVK
- a CDS encoding GntR family transcriptional regulator; translated protein: MVKYQQIAIHIEKYIEENKLQQGDKLPVLEDLMTKFTVSKSTITKALDLLEKKGVVFQVRGSGIFVRRHRRKGYISLLSNQGFTSELEGFRLTSEVLELEVRKPTQEVALNLNIDVEEDVYYIKRIRYINGQALCLEESFYNKNIVTYLNKEIVSESIFNYLQEALGLRIGFSDLYVHVGKLTEEVAHHLKLYKDDPAMSIETVFHLANGQPFDFSKVTYNYQQSQFFIQATTHIF